A stretch of the Camarhynchus parvulus chromosome 4, STF_HiC, whole genome shotgun sequence genome encodes the following:
- the NEK1 gene encoding serine/threonine-protein kinase Nek1 isoform X6, with translation MDKYIKVRKIGEGSFGKAILVKAKENGQQYVIKEINISKMSNKEREESRREVAVLANMKHPNIVLYRESFEENGCLYIVMDYCEGGDLFKKINAQKGILFSEDQILDWFVQICLALKHIHDRKILHRDIKSQNIFLTKDGTIQLGDFGIARVLNSTAELARTCIGTPYYLSPEICQNKPYNNKSDIWALGCVLYEMCTLKHAFEAGNMKNLVLKIISGPFPPVSMHYSYDLRNLLSQLFKRNPRNRPSVNSILEKNFIAKRVEKFLTPELIAEEFSHKTFHKFGPHASPAQRPVQEPALTSVAPAQKITKPAAKYGVPLTIRKSCGAPKKPNEKKPLTKIRQEPSKKKRLELPEKEKRQREQISLPKADEMRRLEKERMERINRAREQGWRNVLGSGGSGVKAPYYVGGGGVGPFPVSSRGRYEHYHAIFDQMQQQKENVFRIAEEREAKLRAKLQDRGVVERQKGWIAADRAKQVEEFWQRKREAMENKARAQGHMGTLQNLADTYGGRSISARGRKSRNKEEEEYLARLRQIRLQNFNERQQIRAKLRGDKTFTLQSEAASSDGQDSSEEAELIRKKIETQKAQANARAAVLKEQLERKRKEAYEREKRAWEEHLIAKGVKNPNVPFHVEATEHSPMNGLQEPGAALPKPQLPVAGVPVISMTSALKEVGVDEHIITAVQESEEELKKPDFAIQNKREILRRLNQNLKAQEDEKGKKESKNTSESAGSEDGKEQQGDQPLLGDRKKWESGASELVVPLAQLSMEDSFSGAECQTLGEVIKLDIGEPHRKVWGKSPTDSVLRILGEAELQLQTDILEEQDEINGTAELLEGDHQSLSEEKEEKAFSPVGTQSAVPVGVTKSVITVPEESQKTGPTLVQSKAIMLDEPDDLEAEVLEEMEDKMHQSKENKEFPSTVNEVWVKEKEDVRAQHDRMNGAASEKEAFSKVQPQKETPAETCSSDSQQAEPLFQRVIQPTAVPTASPVLSAQSSQEESFVPRSRSISPARNKGKNSLLIGLSTGLFDANDPKMLRTCSLPDLYKLYRTLVDVPSVADMQHQHNLETDDTEDEQAKEGPSDSEDIMFGETDTDLQELQDSMEQLLREQPNEELSEEEESTLKANAMECITNGTELDEGDENNPSSESALNEEWQSDNSDGEIASECEECDSIFSHLEELRYNLEQEIGFDKLIEVYEKIKAILEDEDENIDVCSTVVQTVLGNEHKHLYAKILHLVMADGAYQEGNDE, from the exons AAAATGGCTGTCTGTACATAGTGATGGATTACTGTGAAGGAGGAGACctatttaaaaagataaatgcCCAGAAAGGAATCCTGTTCTCTGAAGATCAG ATTCTGGATTGGTTTGTACAAATCTGTTTAGCACTAAAACACATACATGATAGAAAAATCTTGCATCGGGACATAAAGTCACAG aatatatttttaaccaAAGATGGAACAATACAGCTGGGAGATTTTGGAATTGCCAGAGTTCTGAACAG taCTGCAGAGCTGGCACGCACTTGCATAGGAACACCGTACTATTTGTCACCTGAAATATGCCAGAACAAGCCTTACAACAATAAAAG TGATATCTGGGCCCTTGGTTGTGTTCTCTATGAAATGTGTACACTGAAACATGCG TTTGAAGCCGGTAACATGAAGAACTTGGTCCTGAAGATAATCTCTGggccttttcctcctgtttctaTGCATTATTCCTACGACCTACGTAATCTGCTGTCACAGCTATTTAAAAGGAATCCCAGGAATAGACCATCAGTAAACTCCATATTGGAGAAAAACTTTATAGCCAAACGGGTTGAAAAATTTCTCACACCAGAG CTTATTGCAGAAGAATTCAGTCACAAAACTTTCCACAAGTTTGGACCACATGCTTCACCGG ctcAAAGACCAGTTCAAGAACCAGCACTGACTTCAGTTGCACCAGCTCAGAAAATTACCAAACCTGCTGCAAAATATGGAGTGCCTTTAACTATCAGGAAGTCTTGTGGTGCACCTAAAAAGCCTAATGAGAAGAAGCCATTGACTAAAATTAGACAG GAaccttcaaaaaagaaaaggttagAAttgcctgaaaaagaaaaacgCCAGAGAGAGCAG ATCAGTTTACCGAAGGCAGATGAAATGAGAAGattggaaaaagaaagg ATGGAACGAATAAACAGAGCCAGGGAACAAGGATGGAGGAATGTGCTTGGTTCAGGTGGAAGTGGTGTTAAG GCACCATATTATGTCGGTGGAGGTGGTGTTGGTCCTTTTCCTGTGTCTTCCAGAGGACGCTATGAACACTATCATGCTATTTTTGACCAGAtgcaacagcaaaaggaaaatgtcttCAGAATAGCTGAAGAGAGGGAAGCCAAGTTGAGAGCTAAACTACAAGACCGAGGAGTTGTTGAAAG GCAAAAAGGATGGATAGCTGCAGATAGAGCAAAGCAAGTTGAAGAATTCTGGCAACGAAAGAGAGAAGCCATGGAAAACAAAGCTCGAGCTCAGGGACACATG GGTACACTGCAAAACCTGGCAGATACCTATGGAGGCAGGTCCATTTCTGCAAGAGGAAGGAAATCCAGAAACAAGGAGGAAGAG GAATATTTGGCAAGATTGAGACAGATCCGGCTACAAAACTTTAATGAACGTCAGCAGATTAGAGCAAAACTTCGTGGAGATAAG ACTTTCACTTTGCAGAGTGAAGCTGCCAGTTCTGATGGACAGGACTCTAGCGAGGAAGCCGAACTGATACGCAAGAAGATAGAAACGCAGAAG GCCCAAGCAAATGCTCGTGCAGCAGTTCTGAAGGAACAGTTGGAGCgaaagagaaaggaagcatatgaaagagagaaaagagccTGGGAAGAAcat CTGATTGCAAAAGGGGTAAAGAATCCTAACGTGCCTTTTCATGTGGAAGCTACAGAACATAGTCCTATGAATGGACTAcaagagcctggagcagctcttcctAAGCCACAACTTCCAGTGGCTGGTGTACCTGTCATCTCCATGACTTCTGCTTTGAAGGAAGTGGGTGTG GATGAACATATAATAACTGCTGTCCAGGAGTCTGAGGAGGAATTAAAAAAGCCAGATTTTGCAATACAA AATAAGCGAGAAATTCTGAGAAGATTAAATCAAAATCTTAAAGCTCAAGaagatgagaaaggaaaaaaggagagtaAAAATACCTCTGAATCAGCTGGATCTGAAGATGGTAAGGAACAGCAAGGTGACCAGCCACTTCTGGGAGATCGCAAAAAATGGGAATCTGGGGCCTCTGAGTTGGTCGTTCCTCTAGCTCAGCTGTCAATGGAAGATTCTTTCTCTGGAGCAGAGT GTCAAACTCTGGGAGAAGTAATTAAGTTAGATATTGGTGAACCTCACAGGAAAGTCTGGGGCAAAAGCCCAACTGATTCAGTTTTGAGGATCCTaggagaagcagagctgcagctgcaaactGACATCCTTGAGGAACAAGATGAGATAAATG GTACTGCAGAACTTCTTGAAGGAGATCATCAGTCTTTatcagaggagaaggaagagaaggctTTTTCTCCTGTTGGAACTCAGTCTGCAGTACCAGTTGGTGTTACAAAGTCTGTCATAACTGTACCAGAAGAATCTCAGAAAACTGGACCCACCCTGGTGCAGAGCAAAGCTATTATGCTGGATG AGCCTGATGATTTGGAAGCAGAGGTGCTAGAAGAAATGGAAGATAAAATGCACCAGAGTAAGGAGAATAAGGAGTTCCCTAGCACTGTTAATGAAGTGTGggtaaaagagaaagaagatgt TAGGGCACAACATGACAGAATGAATGGGGCAGCTTCAGAGAAAGAAGCATTCAGCAAGGTGCAACCACAGAAGGAAACTCCAGCAG AAACTTGTTCCAGTGACTCTCAGCAAGCTGAGCCCTTATTCCAGAGGGTAATACAGCCCACAGCTGTACCAACAGCCTCACCAGTTCTGTCAGCTCAGTCTTCACAGGAAGAGTCTTTTGTACCTCGTTCACGTTCCATATCACCAGCaagaaataaaggcaaaaattcATTGTTGATTGGACTTTCTACAGGACTTTTTGATGCAAATGACCCAAAG ATGTTGAGAACATGTTCACTCCCAGATCTTTACAAACTGTACAGAACTTTAGTTGATGTTCCCAGTGTAGCGGATATGCAGCATCAACATAATCTTGAAACAGATGATACAGAAGATGAGCAAGCCAAAGAAGGACCCTCTGACTCTGAGGACAT TATGTTTGGAGAGACAGACACAGATTTGCAGGAGCTCCAGGATTCAATGGAACAGTTGCTTAGGGAGCAGCCTAATGAGGAACTGAGTGAAGAAGAGGAGTCTACGTTAAAGGCTAATGCCATGGAATGCATAACAAATGGTACTGAGCTGGATGAAGGAGATGAAAATAATCCCAGCAGTGAAAGTGCTCTTAATGAAGAATGGCAGTCAG aTAATAGTGATGGAGAGATTGCCAGTGAATGTGAAGAATGTGATAGTATCTTCAGCCATTTAGAAGAGTTGAGATATAACCTGGAGCAGGAAATAGGCTTTGATAAATTAATTGAAGtttatgagaaaataaag GCTATActtgaagatgaagatgaaaatattgATGTTTGTTCAACTGTAGTTCAGACAGTTCTTGGAAATGAACACAAACACCTGTATGCCAAAATACTTCATCTGGTAATGGCAGATGGAGCGTACCAAGAAG GTAATGATGAATAA
- the NEK1 gene encoding serine/threonine-protein kinase Nek1 isoform X7, whose amino-acid sequence MDKYIKVRKIGEGSFGKAILVKAKENGQQYVIKEINISKMSNKEREESRREVAVLANMKHPNIVLYRESFEENGCLYIVMDYCEGGDLFKKINAQKGILFSEDQILDWFVQICLALKHIHDRKILHRDIKSQNIFLTKDGTIQLGDFGIARVLNSTAELARTCIGTPYYLSPEICQNKPYNNKSDIWALGCVLYEMCTLKHAFEAGNMKNLVLKIISGPFPPVSMHYSYDLRNLLSQLFKRNPRNRPSVNSILEKNFIAKRVEKFLTPELIAEEFSHKTFHKFGPHASPAQRPVQEPALTSVAPAQKITKPAAKYGVPLTIRKSCGAPKKPNEKKPLTKIRQEPSKKKRLELPEKEKRQREQISLPKADEMRRLEKERMERINRAREQGWRNVLGSGGSGVKAPYYVGGGGVGPFPVSSRGRYEHYHAIFDQMQQQKENVFRIAEEREAKLRAKLQDRGVVERQKGWIAADRAKQVEEFWQRKREAMENKARAQGHMGTLQNLADTYGGRSISARGRKSRNKEEEEYLARLRQIRLQNFNERQQIRAKLRGDKSEAASSDGQDSSEEAELIRKKIETQKAQANARAAVLKEQLERKRKEAYEREKRAWEEHLIAKGVKNPNVPFHVEATEHSPMNGLQEPGAALPKPQLPVAGVPVISMTSALKEVGVDEHIITAVQESEEELKKPDFAIQNKREILRRLNQNLKAQEDEKGKKESKNTSESAGSEDGKEQQGDQPLLGDRKKWESGASELVVPLAQLSMEDSFSGAECQTLGEVIKLDIGEPHRKVWGKSPTDSVLRILGEAELQLQTDILEEQDEINGTAELLEGDHQSLSEEKEEKAFSPVGTQSAVPVGVTKSVITVPEESQKTGPTLVQSKAIMLDEPDDLEAEVLEEMEDKMHQSKENKEFPSTVNEVWVKEKEDVRAQHDRMNGAASEKEAFSKVQPQKETPAETCSSDSQQAEPLFQRVIQPTAVPTASPVLSAQSSQEESFVPRSRSISPARNKGKNSLLIGLSTGLFDANDPKMLRTCSLPDLYKLYRTLVDVPSVADMQHQHNLETDDTEDEQAKEGPSDSEDIMFGETDTDLQELQDSMEQLLREQPNEELSEEEESTLKANAMECITNGTELDEGDENNPSSESALNEEWQSDNSDGEIASECEECDSIFSHLEELRYNLEQEIGFDKLIEVYEKIKAILEDEDENIDVCSTVVQTVLGNEHKHLYAKILHLVMADGAYQEGNDE is encoded by the exons AAAATGGCTGTCTGTACATAGTGATGGATTACTGTGAAGGAGGAGACctatttaaaaagataaatgcCCAGAAAGGAATCCTGTTCTCTGAAGATCAG ATTCTGGATTGGTTTGTACAAATCTGTTTAGCACTAAAACACATACATGATAGAAAAATCTTGCATCGGGACATAAAGTCACAG aatatatttttaaccaAAGATGGAACAATACAGCTGGGAGATTTTGGAATTGCCAGAGTTCTGAACAG taCTGCAGAGCTGGCACGCACTTGCATAGGAACACCGTACTATTTGTCACCTGAAATATGCCAGAACAAGCCTTACAACAATAAAAG TGATATCTGGGCCCTTGGTTGTGTTCTCTATGAAATGTGTACACTGAAACATGCG TTTGAAGCCGGTAACATGAAGAACTTGGTCCTGAAGATAATCTCTGggccttttcctcctgtttctaTGCATTATTCCTACGACCTACGTAATCTGCTGTCACAGCTATTTAAAAGGAATCCCAGGAATAGACCATCAGTAAACTCCATATTGGAGAAAAACTTTATAGCCAAACGGGTTGAAAAATTTCTCACACCAGAG CTTATTGCAGAAGAATTCAGTCACAAAACTTTCCACAAGTTTGGACCACATGCTTCACCGG ctcAAAGACCAGTTCAAGAACCAGCACTGACTTCAGTTGCACCAGCTCAGAAAATTACCAAACCTGCTGCAAAATATGGAGTGCCTTTAACTATCAGGAAGTCTTGTGGTGCACCTAAAAAGCCTAATGAGAAGAAGCCATTGACTAAAATTAGACAG GAaccttcaaaaaagaaaaggttagAAttgcctgaaaaagaaaaacgCCAGAGAGAGCAG ATCAGTTTACCGAAGGCAGATGAAATGAGAAGattggaaaaagaaagg ATGGAACGAATAAACAGAGCCAGGGAACAAGGATGGAGGAATGTGCTTGGTTCAGGTGGAAGTGGTGTTAAG GCACCATATTATGTCGGTGGAGGTGGTGTTGGTCCTTTTCCTGTGTCTTCCAGAGGACGCTATGAACACTATCATGCTATTTTTGACCAGAtgcaacagcaaaaggaaaatgtcttCAGAATAGCTGAAGAGAGGGAAGCCAAGTTGAGAGCTAAACTACAAGACCGAGGAGTTGTTGAAAG GCAAAAAGGATGGATAGCTGCAGATAGAGCAAAGCAAGTTGAAGAATTCTGGCAACGAAAGAGAGAAGCCATGGAAAACAAAGCTCGAGCTCAGGGACACATG GGTACACTGCAAAACCTGGCAGATACCTATGGAGGCAGGTCCATTTCTGCAAGAGGAAGGAAATCCAGAAACAAGGAGGAAGAG GAATATTTGGCAAGATTGAGACAGATCCGGCTACAAAACTTTAATGAACGTCAGCAGATTAGAGCAAAACTTCGTGGAGATAAG AGTGAAGCTGCCAGTTCTGATGGACAGGACTCTAGCGAGGAAGCCGAACTGATACGCAAGAAGATAGAAACGCAGAAG GCCCAAGCAAATGCTCGTGCAGCAGTTCTGAAGGAACAGTTGGAGCgaaagagaaaggaagcatatgaaagagagaaaagagccTGGGAAGAAcat CTGATTGCAAAAGGGGTAAAGAATCCTAACGTGCCTTTTCATGTGGAAGCTACAGAACATAGTCCTATGAATGGACTAcaagagcctggagcagctcttcctAAGCCACAACTTCCAGTGGCTGGTGTACCTGTCATCTCCATGACTTCTGCTTTGAAGGAAGTGGGTGTG GATGAACATATAATAACTGCTGTCCAGGAGTCTGAGGAGGAATTAAAAAAGCCAGATTTTGCAATACAA AATAAGCGAGAAATTCTGAGAAGATTAAATCAAAATCTTAAAGCTCAAGaagatgagaaaggaaaaaaggagagtaAAAATACCTCTGAATCAGCTGGATCTGAAGATGGTAAGGAACAGCAAGGTGACCAGCCACTTCTGGGAGATCGCAAAAAATGGGAATCTGGGGCCTCTGAGTTGGTCGTTCCTCTAGCTCAGCTGTCAATGGAAGATTCTTTCTCTGGAGCAGAGT GTCAAACTCTGGGAGAAGTAATTAAGTTAGATATTGGTGAACCTCACAGGAAAGTCTGGGGCAAAAGCCCAACTGATTCAGTTTTGAGGATCCTaggagaagcagagctgcagctgcaaactGACATCCTTGAGGAACAAGATGAGATAAATG GTACTGCAGAACTTCTTGAAGGAGATCATCAGTCTTTatcagaggagaaggaagagaaggctTTTTCTCCTGTTGGAACTCAGTCTGCAGTACCAGTTGGTGTTACAAAGTCTGTCATAACTGTACCAGAAGAATCTCAGAAAACTGGACCCACCCTGGTGCAGAGCAAAGCTATTATGCTGGATG AGCCTGATGATTTGGAAGCAGAGGTGCTAGAAGAAATGGAAGATAAAATGCACCAGAGTAAGGAGAATAAGGAGTTCCCTAGCACTGTTAATGAAGTGTGggtaaaagagaaagaagatgt TAGGGCACAACATGACAGAATGAATGGGGCAGCTTCAGAGAAAGAAGCATTCAGCAAGGTGCAACCACAGAAGGAAACTCCAGCAG AAACTTGTTCCAGTGACTCTCAGCAAGCTGAGCCCTTATTCCAGAGGGTAATACAGCCCACAGCTGTACCAACAGCCTCACCAGTTCTGTCAGCTCAGTCTTCACAGGAAGAGTCTTTTGTACCTCGTTCACGTTCCATATCACCAGCaagaaataaaggcaaaaattcATTGTTGATTGGACTTTCTACAGGACTTTTTGATGCAAATGACCCAAAG ATGTTGAGAACATGTTCACTCCCAGATCTTTACAAACTGTACAGAACTTTAGTTGATGTTCCCAGTGTAGCGGATATGCAGCATCAACATAATCTTGAAACAGATGATACAGAAGATGAGCAAGCCAAAGAAGGACCCTCTGACTCTGAGGACAT TATGTTTGGAGAGACAGACACAGATTTGCAGGAGCTCCAGGATTCAATGGAACAGTTGCTTAGGGAGCAGCCTAATGAGGAACTGAGTGAAGAAGAGGAGTCTACGTTAAAGGCTAATGCCATGGAATGCATAACAAATGGTACTGAGCTGGATGAAGGAGATGAAAATAATCCCAGCAGTGAAAGTGCTCTTAATGAAGAATGGCAGTCAG aTAATAGTGATGGAGAGATTGCCAGTGAATGTGAAGAATGTGATAGTATCTTCAGCCATTTAGAAGAGTTGAGATATAACCTGGAGCAGGAAATAGGCTTTGATAAATTAATTGAAGtttatgagaaaataaag GCTATActtgaagatgaagatgaaaatattgATGTTTGTTCAACTGTAGTTCAGACAGTTCTTGGAAATGAACACAAACACCTGTATGCCAAAATACTTCATCTGGTAATGGCAGATGGAGCGTACCAAGAAG GTAATGATGAATAA
- the NEK1 gene encoding serine/threonine-protein kinase Nek1 isoform X5, producing the protein MDKYIKVRKIGEGSFGKAILVKAKENGQQYVIKEINISKMSNKEREESRREVAVLANMKHPNIVLYRESFEENGCLYIVMDYCEGGDLFKKINAQKGILFSEDQILDWFVQICLALKHIHDRKILHRDIKSQNIFLTKDGTIQLGDFGIARVLNSTAELARTCIGTPYYLSPEICQNKPYNNKSDIWALGCVLYEMCTLKHAFEAGNMKNLVLKIISGPFPPVSMHYSYDLRNLLSQLFKRNPRNRPSVNSILEKNFIAKRVEKFLTPELIAEEFSHKTFHKFGPHASPAQRPVQEPALTSVAPAQKITKPAAKYGVPLTIRKSCGAPKKPNEKKPLTKIRQEPSKKKRLELPEKEKRQREQISLPKADEMRRLEKERMERINRAREQGWRNVLGSGGSGVKAPYYVGGGGVGPFPVSSRGRYEHYHAIFDQMQQQKENVFRIAEEREAKLRAKLQDRGVVERGIPPGTRPGVPKGPAGHQHLPDVGAVRKKVKRLKEVSKQANANRQKGWIAADRAKQVEEFWQRKREAMENKARAQGHMEYLARLRQIRLQNFNERQQIRAKLRGDKSEAASSDGQDSSEEAELIRKKIETQKAQANARAAVLKEQLERKRKEAYEREKRAWEEHLIAKGVKNPNVPFHVEATEHSPMNGLQEPGAALPKPQLPVAGVPVISMTSALKEVGVDEHIITAVQESEEELKKPDFAIQNKREILRRLNQNLKAQEDEKGKKESKNTSESAGSEDGKEQQGDQPLLGDRKKWESGASELVVPLAQLSMEDSFSGAECQTLGEVIKLDIGEPHRKVWGKSPTDSVLRILGEAELQLQTDILEEQDEINGTAELLEGDHQSLSEEKEEKAFSPVGTQSAVPVGVTKSVITVPEESQKTGPTLVQSKAIMLDEPDDLEAEVLEEMEDKMHQSKENKEFPSTVNEVWVKEKEDVRAQHDRMNGAASEKEAFSKVQPQKETPAETCSSDSQQAEPLFQRVIQPTAVPTASPVLSAQSSQEESFVPRSRSISPARNKGKNSLLIGLSTGLFDANDPKMLRTCSLPDLYKLYRTLVDVPSVADMQHQHNLETDDTEDEQAKEGPSDSEDIMFGETDTDLQELQDSMEQLLREQPNEELSEEEESTLKANAMECITNGTELDEGDENNPSSESALNEEWQSDNSDGEIASECEECDSIFSHLEELRYNLEQEIGFDKLIEVYEKIKAILEDEDENIDVCSTVVQTVLGNEHKHLYAKILHLVMADGAYQEGNDE; encoded by the exons AAAATGGCTGTCTGTACATAGTGATGGATTACTGTGAAGGAGGAGACctatttaaaaagataaatgcCCAGAAAGGAATCCTGTTCTCTGAAGATCAG ATTCTGGATTGGTTTGTACAAATCTGTTTAGCACTAAAACACATACATGATAGAAAAATCTTGCATCGGGACATAAAGTCACAG aatatatttttaaccaAAGATGGAACAATACAGCTGGGAGATTTTGGAATTGCCAGAGTTCTGAACAG taCTGCAGAGCTGGCACGCACTTGCATAGGAACACCGTACTATTTGTCACCTGAAATATGCCAGAACAAGCCTTACAACAATAAAAG TGATATCTGGGCCCTTGGTTGTGTTCTCTATGAAATGTGTACACTGAAACATGCG TTTGAAGCCGGTAACATGAAGAACTTGGTCCTGAAGATAATCTCTGggccttttcctcctgtttctaTGCATTATTCCTACGACCTACGTAATCTGCTGTCACAGCTATTTAAAAGGAATCCCAGGAATAGACCATCAGTAAACTCCATATTGGAGAAAAACTTTATAGCCAAACGGGTTGAAAAATTTCTCACACCAGAG CTTATTGCAGAAGAATTCAGTCACAAAACTTTCCACAAGTTTGGACCACATGCTTCACCGG ctcAAAGACCAGTTCAAGAACCAGCACTGACTTCAGTTGCACCAGCTCAGAAAATTACCAAACCTGCTGCAAAATATGGAGTGCCTTTAACTATCAGGAAGTCTTGTGGTGCACCTAAAAAGCCTAATGAGAAGAAGCCATTGACTAAAATTAGACAG GAaccttcaaaaaagaaaaggttagAAttgcctgaaaaagaaaaacgCCAGAGAGAGCAG ATCAGTTTACCGAAGGCAGATGAAATGAGAAGattggaaaaagaaagg ATGGAACGAATAAACAGAGCCAGGGAACAAGGATGGAGGAATGTGCTTGGTTCAGGTGGAAGTGGTGTTAAG GCACCATATTATGTCGGTGGAGGTGGTGTTGGTCCTTTTCCTGTGTCTTCCAGAGGACGCTATGAACACTATCATGCTATTTTTGACCAGAtgcaacagcaaaaggaaaatgtcttCAGAATAGCTGAAGAGAGGGAAGCCAAGTTGAGAGCTAAACTACAAGACCGAGGAGTTGTTGAAAG AGGAATTCCACCTGGAACACGTCCAGGAGTTCCTAAGGGACCTGCAGGTCATCAGCATTTACCCGATGTTGGTGCAGttaggaaaaaagtgaaaagattGAAGGAAGTGTCTAAACAAGCCAATGCAAACAG GCAAAAAGGATGGATAGCTGCAGATAGAGCAAAGCAAGTTGAAGAATTCTGGCAACGAAAGAGAGAAGCCATGGAAAACAAAGCTCGAGCTCAGGGACACATG GAATATTTGGCAAGATTGAGACAGATCCGGCTACAAAACTTTAATGAACGTCAGCAGATTAGAGCAAAACTTCGTGGAGATAAG AGTGAAGCTGCCAGTTCTGATGGACAGGACTCTAGCGAGGAAGCCGAACTGATACGCAAGAAGATAGAAACGCAGAAG GCCCAAGCAAATGCTCGTGCAGCAGTTCTGAAGGAACAGTTGGAGCgaaagagaaaggaagcatatgaaagagagaaaagagccTGGGAAGAAcat CTGATTGCAAAAGGGGTAAAGAATCCTAACGTGCCTTTTCATGTGGAAGCTACAGAACATAGTCCTATGAATGGACTAcaagagcctggagcagctcttcctAAGCCACAACTTCCAGTGGCTGGTGTACCTGTCATCTCCATGACTTCTGCTTTGAAGGAAGTGGGTGTG GATGAACATATAATAACTGCTGTCCAGGAGTCTGAGGAGGAATTAAAAAAGCCAGATTTTGCAATACAA AATAAGCGAGAAATTCTGAGAAGATTAAATCAAAATCTTAAAGCTCAAGaagatgagaaaggaaaaaaggagagtaAAAATACCTCTGAATCAGCTGGATCTGAAGATGGTAAGGAACAGCAAGGTGACCAGCCACTTCTGGGAGATCGCAAAAAATGGGAATCTGGGGCCTCTGAGTTGGTCGTTCCTCTAGCTCAGCTGTCAATGGAAGATTCTTTCTCTGGAGCAGAGT GTCAAACTCTGGGAGAAGTAATTAAGTTAGATATTGGTGAACCTCACAGGAAAGTCTGGGGCAAAAGCCCAACTGATTCAGTTTTGAGGATCCTaggagaagcagagctgcagctgcaaactGACATCCTTGAGGAACAAGATGAGATAAATG GTACTGCAGAACTTCTTGAAGGAGATCATCAGTCTTTatcagaggagaaggaagagaaggctTTTTCTCCTGTTGGAACTCAGTCTGCAGTACCAGTTGGTGTTACAAAGTCTGTCATAACTGTACCAGAAGAATCTCAGAAAACTGGACCCACCCTGGTGCAGAGCAAAGCTATTATGCTGGATG AGCCTGATGATTTGGAAGCAGAGGTGCTAGAAGAAATGGAAGATAAAATGCACCAGAGTAAGGAGAATAAGGAGTTCCCTAGCACTGTTAATGAAGTGTGggtaaaagagaaagaagatgt TAGGGCACAACATGACAGAATGAATGGGGCAGCTTCAGAGAAAGAAGCATTCAGCAAGGTGCAACCACAGAAGGAAACTCCAGCAG AAACTTGTTCCAGTGACTCTCAGCAAGCTGAGCCCTTATTCCAGAGGGTAATACAGCCCACAGCTGTACCAACAGCCTCACCAGTTCTGTCAGCTCAGTCTTCACAGGAAGAGTCTTTTGTACCTCGTTCACGTTCCATATCACCAGCaagaaataaaggcaaaaattcATTGTTGATTGGACTTTCTACAGGACTTTTTGATGCAAATGACCCAAAG ATGTTGAGAACATGTTCACTCCCAGATCTTTACAAACTGTACAGAACTTTAGTTGATGTTCCCAGTGTAGCGGATATGCAGCATCAACATAATCTTGAAACAGATGATACAGAAGATGAGCAAGCCAAAGAAGGACCCTCTGACTCTGAGGACAT TATGTTTGGAGAGACAGACACAGATTTGCAGGAGCTCCAGGATTCAATGGAACAGTTGCTTAGGGAGCAGCCTAATGAGGAACTGAGTGAAGAAGAGGAGTCTACGTTAAAGGCTAATGCCATGGAATGCATAACAAATGGTACTGAGCTGGATGAAGGAGATGAAAATAATCCCAGCAGTGAAAGTGCTCTTAATGAAGAATGGCAGTCAG aTAATAGTGATGGAGAGATTGCCAGTGAATGTGAAGAATGTGATAGTATCTTCAGCCATTTAGAAGAGTTGAGATATAACCTGGAGCAGGAAATAGGCTTTGATAAATTAATTGAAGtttatgagaaaataaag GCTATActtgaagatgaagatgaaaatattgATGTTTGTTCAACTGTAGTTCAGACAGTTCTTGGAAATGAACACAAACACCTGTATGCCAAAATACTTCATCTGGTAATGGCAGATGGAGCGTACCAAGAAG GTAATGATGAATAA